Proteins from a single region of Pseudopedobacter saltans DSM 12145:
- a CDS encoding DUF2752 domain-containing protein, with protein MIKHLTTIPCPSCGATRSIISLTKGDFIDALKLNPMGYIIALIMLIVPIWTTTDILRKSNTLFDFYQKTETYIRKPKYAIPLIVLVIINWIWNIIKGL; from the coding sequence ATGATAAAACACTTAACAACTATCCCCTGCCCTTCCTGTGGCGCTACCCGTTCTATTATTTCATTGACAAAGGGCGATTTTATTGACGCGTTGAAATTGAACCCCATGGGTTACATCATTGCTCTTATTATGCTTATTGTGCCTATCTGGACAACTACAGACATACTAAGGAAAAGCAACACACTCTTTGATTTTTATCAAAAAACAGAAACATATATAAGAAAACCAAAGTATGCAATTCCTTTGATAGTGCTTGTCATTATCAATTG
- a CDS encoding TM2 domain-containing protein — MDAQKVDMFIMTNGKFFEGHHMNMIREKLLALDDSKWAMLSTTQFKDPTTILIVSILAGSLGIDRFMIGDTGLGIGKLLTCGGLGIWAIIDWFMIQKATREKNMQKIQQFLY; from the coding sequence ATGGATGCACAAAAAGTCGACATGTTCATCATGACAAACGGAAAATTCTTTGAAGGCCATCACATGAATATGATTAGAGAAAAGCTACTTGCCCTTGACGATTCTAAATGGGCAATGTTGTCTACTACTCAGTTCAAAGATCCCACAACTATACTTATTGTCTCAATCCTGGCAGGCAGTTTAGGTATAGACCGTTTTATGATTGGCGATACAGGGCTTGGAATTGGTAAACTTCTAACTTGCGGCGGCTTAGGTATTTGGGCCATCATTGACTGGTTCATGATACAAAAGGCAACAAGAGAAAAAAACATGCAAAAAATTCAACAATTTTTGTATTAA